The sequence AGGGCTCGGCAGTTCGCTGTCGATAGCCGACGCGTGCGTATGGACCAGGTCTGGCCAGTTGGGATCCCACAACCAGAGGGCACTACCGCAAAGCTTGCAGAAATGCCGCTGGCCATCGCTGACACGGGTTTCGCCGGTTTGCGTATCGACCATCCTGGCCCGGTAGACAGTCAGGTATTCTCGCCCTTCGACGCGCAGCGTCCGATGATCGCCACCCAAGTTGATCGCATAGCCGCCGCCCCCAGCCGTCTTGCGGCAGATCGAGCAATAGCAGCGCATGAACGGGTATGGCTCGAGCGACTCGAGCGAAAAACGGACGGCCTTGCAGTGACAGGAACCTTCGAGCTTCATGTTCGCACCTCCTCGGTATGCCTTCAGGCTTTGAACACGAGCGAAGGAACAGTTCAGCGAGTGACACTCGCGGCGGCACCTCCATGAGCGAAGGCGCCGCGGTGCGGCTTACTTGCTGGCTTTCAGAGCAAGCTCGGCAAGCTGGGGTGCGGGCTGATAACCGGGAATGACCTGACCATCGGCCAGGATGATCGCTGGCGTACCCTGCACACCGATCTGCTGACCCATTGCATACTGGGCAGCAACCGGGTTATCGCATTGAACGACCGGCACTTCTTCGCGCGCCTTGGCCTTGTTCATCGCGGCCTGACGATCCTTTGAGCACCAGACACTGGCAAGCGTATTGGCACCGTGGCTGCCCATGCCCTGACGGGGGAACGCCATGTAGCGAACCTCGATGCCCAAGCGATTCAGCTCAGGCACTTCGCTGTGCAGTTTCTGGCAGTAGCCGCAATCGGTATCGGTGAAAACCGTAATGTGGGTCTTGGGCTTCTCTGGCGCGAAGACCACCATGTCGCTGGTCGGCACGGCATCGATCAGCTTGGCGACCGAACGACTCTGCGCCTGCTCCGTCAGGTTAACGGCCTGGCCGTCCTTGAACTGGAACATATATCCCTGGATCACGAACTGCCCGTCGGCGCTTGCGTAGAGCTGGCGCCCGCCCTTGAGCTGAACTTGATAGACGCCATCCATGGGGCTTTCCGCGATTGCCTCGATAGGCATATCGGGCTGGATGGACTGCAGCGAATCACGAATGGCCTTGTCGGCGTCTGCAGCCAGAGCAACGGTGCTGACGACGCCAAGGGTCGCGGCAGCAAATAAACGAATCACGCGCATGGAGTCTCCGGGCGACTTCGATCGGGAAGGCGCAGATTACCATAGCCGCCATGGTGCGGCGCCTGGCGACGAGATTCGCTCGTCGACTTTGTGGGCTGCCGCGCAACCCGCAACGCTCGATCATCCGCGAGGGTGATGCTCGGCATGCAGCGCCTGCAACCGCGCGCGGGCGATATGGGTGTAGATCTGTGTGGTCGAGAGGTCGCTGTGCCCCAGCAGCATTTGCACGGTGCGAAGGTCCGCACCGTGGTTGAGCAAGTGTGTGGCGAAGGCATGGCGCAGCGTATGCGGCGATATCGGGGCGCTTATCCCGGCCTGCCTGGCATGCAGCTTGATTCGGTGCCAGAAGGTCTGACGCGTCATCAAGTCGCCACGGCGACTGGGAAACACCACATCGCTGGCCTTGCCCGCGAGCAACGCATCTCGCCCGTCGCGCAGATAGCGCTTCAACCAATGCATGGCCTCCTCGCCCAGCGGCACCAGTCGCTCCTTGTTGCCCTTGCCGAAGGTACGCAGCACGGCCTGCCGCGGATTGATCTGCTCGAGGGTCAGGCTGACCAATTCGGTTACCCGAAGCCCGCAGGCATATAGCACTTCCAGCATGGCACGATCGCGAAGTCCGAGCGGGTCGCCAACGTCGGGGGCGGCCAGCAGCGCCTCCACGTCTGCCTCGGACAAGGCTTTGGGCAACGGCCGCCCGAGCAGTGGCAGGTCGACCCGCAATGTCGGATCGACCGAAATCCCCCCCTCACGCAGCAGGAAACGATAGAAGCCGCGCAAGCCAGACAGCAGCCGAGCCGTGGACCGTGCCTTGTAGCCGCTCTGCAGCCGCCAGGCGAGATGATCGAGGATTAACTCACGCCCCGCGTCGGCCAGCCGTGCGCCGCGCTCGTCCAGCCAACCATTGAACAGCGCAAGGTCACTGCGGTACGCCTCGCGAGTGTTGTCCGAAAGGCCCTTTTCAAGCCAGAGGGCATCGAGAAAGCGATCGATAACTGGATCATCAAGTGCTGGCATGGCGATTCATCGCAACAACAAACGCGCAAGTGTTCCACAGGCGGCAGCTGCTGATCCAGCGCCTGCCGCATGACATCGCGACGGGCATCCTCTGCCATCCGCTGCACCTCCAGATAAGCCGGACGAAGCCGTAGACCTTCAGGACGGAACAATATCCAAAAAAAAAGCCCCGCACGAGGCGGGGCTTTTTCTGCAAGGATCGCTTCTCAGGAAAGCTTTTCCTTGATGCGGGCTGCCTTGCCGGACAGCGCGCGGAGGTAGTACAGCTTGGCTTTGCGGACGTCACCACGACGCTTGACGCTGAGGCTGTCGACCATCGGGCTGTAGTACTGGAAAGTACGCTCGACACCAACACCGTTGGAAATCTTGCGAACGGTGAAGGCGCTGTTCAGGCCGCGGTTGCGCTTGCCGATCACGACACCTTCGAAGGCCTGAAGACGCTCACGCTCGCCTTCCTTCACCTTCACCTGGACAACTACGGTGTCACCAGGGGCGAACGGAGGCAGTTCTTTGGTCATCTGCTCGGCTTCGAGCGCCTGGATAATCTTGTTGGTCATGCTGTGCTCCTAAGGCAGGCCGTCATGGCGTGCCATCGATACGTTAACTATCGTCCCGCTGACGGATGTATTCCTTCAGCAGCTTTTGTTCTTCTCCAGATAGCGAGCGGCTATCCAGAAGATCAGCGCGGCGCTCCCAGGTCCTTCCGAGGGACTGCTGCAAGCGCCAGCGCCGGATGTGTTCATGATTGCCACTAAGCAGCACCTCAGGAACACGCTTATCCGCATACACCTCCGGTCGCGTGTAGTGCGGACAGTCGAGCAGGCCGTCGGTAAACGAGTCCTCCTCGGCGGAATCAGCATGACCCAGCGCTCCGGGGAGCAAGCGGGTCACCGCATCGATCAGCACCATGGCCGGCAGCTCACCGCCGGACAGCACGTAGTCGCCGATCGACCATTCCTCGTCGACATACGCTTCGATGAAGCGCTCGTCGATACCTTCATAGCGGCCGGCAATGAGGATTAGCCCCTCTTCCTGCGCCATACCACGGACATCGGCCTGTTTCAGCTGACGCCCCTGGGGCGACAGGTAAATCACCTTCGCCTTGTCACCCGCGGCCTGCCTGGCGTCGGCCAAGGCAAGCTCGAGCGGCTTGATCTTCATCACCATACCGGGACCACCGCCGAAGGGCCGGTCGTCCACCGTCTGGTGTCGATCATCCGTGTAGCTGCGAGGATTCCAGCATCGCAGCTGGAGCAGCCCCTGCTTCACAGCGCGACTGGTGATCCCGTAGTTACTGATGGCAGCGAACATGTCCGGGAACAGACTGATGACCTCGACACGAAAGCTCGACATGTCGCTCAGAAGTCCGCATCCCATTCGACGCGCATCTCGCCCGCATCCAGATCGACCTTCAACACACAGGGGTCGGTGTAAGGCAGCAAACGTTCACGATCGTCCAGACTGCCGTCAAACGGCTTCACCACAAGGACATCGTTGGCTCCGGTCTCAAGCAGGTGATCCACCCGCCCAAGCACCTGCCCGAGCTGATTGATGACCGTCAGGCCCTGAAGCTGGAACCAGTAATACTCTTCGCCGGTCAATGCAGGCAGTTCGCTACGCGGTATGCAGATCTCGAAGTCGGCATATGTACGCGCCACTTCACGATCTGTCAGCCCATTGAGCGTAGCCACCAGAATCTTGCCCTGGAGGCGCCCCTTGATCAGCTCGACCTGCTTGATCTCGTCGCCTCGCCTGAGCGTCCAGCGTCGATAATCCAGCAGATTTTCGATCGGGTCGGTAAAGGAATAGACCTTTACGTCGCCACGCACGCCATGCACCGAAACGATCTTGCCGATGACGATAAGGTCTTCGGCCGGAGCTGACGTCGCGTTCATATACTTAGGCAGCAGCCTTGGCAGCTTCCTTCAGCAGCTGAGCAACACGCTCAGACGGCTGTGCGCCCTGGCTCAGCCAGTAAGCAGCACGCTCCTGGTTTACAGAGAGCTTCACTTCCGCACCCGAGGCGACCGGATTGAAGAAGCCGATACGCTCAACGAAGCGACCATCGCGCGGGTTGCGGCTGTTGGTCACGGTCAGGTGGTAGAAAGGGCGCTTCTTGGAGCCGCCACGGGCGAGACGAATAGTTACCATGTGAACATCGTTCCTGTAGTCGGTACAGCAAATCTGAATGCAGGGCCCAAGGCCCGAAAGGCCGCATATTCTAAGGATTATCCGGACTTTTGCAAATGGCTTTTTCAAAAACAAAGGCAGGCCCCCGCGGGGCCCGATCGAAGGGCCTCGCCAAGGGCCCGAAAATCAGAACTTGGGCATCCCACCGCCGGGGAACATCCCGCCCATGCCGCGCATCATCTTGGCCATGCCGCCTTTGCCGCTGACCTTCTTCATCATCTTCTGCATCTGTTTATGCTGCTTGATCAGCCGGCCGATGTCCTGAACCTGGGTACCGGAGCCCATGGCAATACGCCGCTTACGAGAGCCGCTGATGATGTCAGGATTACGCCGCTCGACGGGCGTCATCGAGTTGATGATGGCCTCCATCTGCTTGAACTGCTTCTCGGCCGCGCCCTGCGCATTGCCCATTTGCGACAGATTCACGCCACCGATCGAAGGCAGCTTGTCCATCAGGCCGCCGAGCCCACCCATGTTCTTCATTTGCTGAAGCTGATCACGGAAATCCTCCAGATCAAAGCCCTTGCCTTTCTTCAGCTTCTTGGTGAGCTTCTCGGCCTTCTCCCGATCCATGGTCTGCTCGGCCTGCTCGATCAGGCTGAGCACATCACCCATGCCGAGGATGCGCGAGGCGATTCGGTCGGGATGAAACGGCTCGAGTGCGTCGCTCTTCTCGCCCATGCCGAGGAATTTGATCGGCTTGCCGGTGATGTGACGGACCGACAGCGCGGCCCCGCCACGCGCATCGCCGTCGACCTTGGTCAGCACTACACCGGTCAGCGGCAAGGCTTCACCGAAGGCCTTGGCCGTATTGGCCGCATCCTGACCGGTCATGGCGTCGACCACGAAGAGCGTCTCGGCCGGGTTGATCGCGGCATGCACGGCCTGGATCTCGGCCATCATCTCGGCGTCGATGGCCAGACGTCCGGCCGTGTCGACCAGCACCACGTCGATGTATTTGAGCTTGGCCTCGCGAATCGCCGCCTGAGCGATCTCGACCGGCTTCTGGCTGACGTCGGACGGGAAGAACGTCACCCCTACTTCGGCAGCCAGCGTTTCCAGCTGTTTGATCGCCGCCGGGCGGTAGACGTCCGCGGAGACCACCAGCACCGACTTTTTCTTGCGCTCCTTGAGGAAGCGGGCGAGCTTGCCGACGGTCGTGGTCTTGCCCGCGCCCTGCAGACCGGCCATCAGCACCACGGCAGGAGGCACCACACTGAGGGCAAGATCCTCGTTGGCCGCGCCCATCAGCTCTTCGAGCTCGGCGCGTACGATCTTCACGAATGCCTGCCCCGGCGTCAGGCTCTTGGACACCTCGGTGCCAACCGCCCTGTCCTTGACCCTGGCAACGAAGTCCTTGACCACGGGCAACGCAACGTCGGCCTCGAGTAGCGCCATCCGCACTTCGCGCAGGGTGTCCTTGATGTTGTCCTCGGTCAGCTTGGCCTTGCCGGTGACATGGCGAAGCGTCTGGGAAAGGCGATCGGTAAGGTTTTCAAACATGTGCCGTGTCCACGCTGGATGTGGTTAAGGGGCCGATTATAGAAGCTGCGACCCCTGCGCCGGTACCCCGCTGTCGAGGCTTTTCATCGCGACGCCCCGACCGGCCCGGAAGACAGACGCACAGGCGGCCCGCACGCCGAGCGCACCCAGCCGCCTGCGCCATTCACGCACTTTTGTGCGCCCAGGGTTTGTGCCACACTCAGCGCCTTTCGAGCCTGCTAACAGACCTATGCACCCTCTGCTACCGAGCCTAGCCGCCGCTTGCCTTTACGCAGGCGTCACCGGATACCAGGGCCTGCGCCTGGCGCAACGCACCGTGCCGGACAAACGCCTGCTTCTCGCGCTGGGCGCGCTGGCCCTACTGGCGCACGGGGTGAGCCTGTTCATTCAGCTGCTGTCGCCCAGCGGCCTGCATCTGGATTTCTTCACGGCCTCGAGCCTGATCGCCGCGGCCGTCATCCTGCTGATCCTGCTCGCCTTGTACCGCATGCCGGTTGAAAACCTTCTGCTGCTGCTCTTTCCGCTCGGCTGTCTGACGGTACTTTTCGCTCAGTTCGCGCCCTCCGGTACAGCACCGGCCATTGCCGAAGAACCGGGCATTCTGGCGCATATCCTGTTTTCCATACTGGCTTACGGGATGCTTACCATCGCCGTTTTCCAGTCGCTGCTGCTGCTGTTGCAGGACCATCATCTCAAGCACAAGCACCCCTCCGGCCTGATCAAGAACTTCCCGCCGCTGCAAACCATGGAAAGCCTGCTGTTCGGCTTTCTGCTTGCCGGCTGGCTGCTGCTGTCGGCTTCTCTGATCTCCGGCTGGCTGTTCCTGGAGAACCTGTTCGCTCAGCATCTCGTGCACAAGACGCTGCTCTCGGTGATCGCCTGGGTGGTCTTTGGTCTGCTGCTGTGGGGGCGACATCAGCTTGGCTGGCGCGGTTACAAGGCCATCCGCTGGACGCTGGCAGGCTTCTGTCTACTGATGTTGGCCTATTTCGGCAGCAAGCTTGTCCGCGAATTCATCCTGCACATCTAACTGCGCGCGACGAAACATCAACGGACCCTAGGAATACCAAGTGGAACATCTACACCCCGGCTTCCTGGTCGGCATGCTGGTTTTCCTGCTTTTGTGCTCGGCATTCTTTTCCAGCTCCGAAACCGGGATGCTCAGCCTGAACCGCTATCGCCTGCGTCACCGCGCCAAGGAAGGGCACCGGGGCGCAAAGCGAGCGAGTGCGTTGCTCGAGCGGCCGGACCGACTGCTGGGCACCATTCTGGTCGGCAACAACTTCGTCAACATCCTCGCCTCGTCGATCGCCACGGTTCTGGCAATCAAATTCTGGGGCGAAGCCGGCATCGCCGTCGCCACCATCGGCCTGACCATCATCCTGCTGATCTTTGGCGAGATAACCCCCAAGACGCTTGCCGCTTTACGCCCCGAAGCGATCGCCTACCCGGTCAGCCTTCCTCTGCTGTTGCTGCAGCGAGTGCTGTATCCGCTGGTGGCTCTGCTTAACTGGATCAGCAACGGCCTGCTCAAGCTGCTCGGCATCGACCTCTCCAATAAAGGCAACGACAGCCTTTCCACCGAAGAGCTGCGCAGCGTGGTACATGAGTCGGGCAGCGACATGCCAATGAATCGCCAAAGCATGCTGCTCGGCATCCTCGATCTTGAAAGAGTCACGGTCGATGACATCATGATTCCGCGCAACGAGGTTGCCGGCATCGATCTGGAAGACGACCTGGAGACCATCGTGACGCAGCTGCGCACGACGCCGCATACGCGCCTTCCAGTGTTTCGCAAGGACATCAATCAGATCGAAGGCATCGTGCACATGCGCCAGATCGCCCGCCTGCTCAGCCATGATCAGCTGACCCGGGACAGCTTGCTGGAAGCCTGCAACGAACCCTACTTCATCCCCGAAAACACGCCGCTTTCCACCCAGCTGGTGAACTTCCAGAAACAGAAACGCCGCATCGGTATCGTCGTCGACGAATATGGCGATGTTCTCGGAATCGTTACCCTGGAAGACATCCTCGAAGAGATCGTTGGTGAGTTCAGCAATCAGGACGCCTTGCGCAGCCCCGACATACACCCGCAGGAAGACGGCACGCTGGTGATCGACGGCGCGGCCTACCTTCGCGAAGTCAACCGGGCGCTTGGCTGGCAGCTGCCCTGCAATGGCCCCAAGACCCTGAACGGGCTGATCACCGAGGCGCTCGAACACATTCCGGACAGCGGCATCTGCCTGCAGATCAATCAGTACCGGCTGGAAATCCTGCAAGCGGCGGACAATCGCGTCAAAAGCGTGCGCGCCTGGGTGGTCGCGGACAGTCAGAAGCCAGCCGACGACGCGCCTTGAAGCGCGCCGCCCACGACCCGGTCGCTATAGCCTTGTATCGATTGCCGCAGCCGCCCGTAGCGCCTTGGCACGCGCGGCCTCGATCGAGCTATCGCGCGCCAGCGCAACACCCATGCGCCGCTGACCGCTGACGCCCGGTTTGCCGAACAGCCGCAATGCCGTGTCCGGTTCGGCCAGCGCCTCGGCCAGGTGACCGAAGCTCACCTGTTCGGATTCACCCTGCACCAACACCACCGCCGAGGCGGACGGGCCGAACTGCCGAATCGCCGGAATCGGCAGCCCGAGGATAGCCCGCGCATGCAGGGCGAACTCGGAGAGATCCTGGGAAATCAGGGTCACCAGACCGGTATCGTGCGGCCTGGGCGAAACCTCACAGAACCAGACCTTGTCGCCCTTGATGAACAGTTCGACACCGAAGATGCCGCGCCCTCCCAGCCCTTCCGTTACGGCCAGGGCGATGCGCTCGGCCTCCGCCATCGCGCCGGGCGTCATTGGCTGGGGTTGCCAGGATTCCTGGTAATCGCCTTTTTCCTGTCGATGCCCGACCGGCTCGCAGAAGGTCGTTCCAGATGAATGGCGAACGGTCAGCAGGGTGATTTCGTAATCGAAATCGATGAATCCCTCGACGATCACCCGCCCCTTCCCGGCCCGCCCGCCAGCCTGTGCGTACTCCCACGCACCAAGGACATCGGCCTCGCCACGCAGCACCGACTGGCCTTTGCCTGACGAGCTCATGACAGGTTTGATCAGGCAGGGAAACCCCAGCGCGGCGACAGCCGAGCGGCACTCTTCCAACGAATCGGCGAAGCGGTAAGGCGAGGTCGGCAGTCCCAGCTCTTCGGCAGCCAGGCGGCGAATGCCCTCGCGATTCATGGTCAGTTGCGCGGCGCGCGCGTTCGGAATGACGGTGTAGCCCTCGCCCTCCAGCTCCACCAGCGTCGCGGTGGCAATCGCCTCGATTTCGGGCACGATGAAATGCGGTTTTTCCTGTTCGATGACCGCGCGCAACGCGGCGCCGTCGAGCATGTCGATGACATGGTGCCGATGGGCCACCTGCATCGCCGGCGCGTTGGCGTAGCGGTCAACGGCTATGACCTCCACACCCAGACGTTGCAGCTCTATGACCAGCTCTTTGCCGAGCTCACCAGAGCCACAGAGCAGCACACGTGTAGCGCTGGCCGAAAGCGGCGTACCTATTCGGGGCATGTCATTCCTCGTAACGCAGACAGTAAAGAAATTCCCGTGCCGATATCTCGCACGTCAGCCTTAAAAGAGCAGCCCGCTCGAACGGGCCCGCTCGTGACAACGCTGGAGCACCTGACGCCGCTCCCGGTTGTCCATGCGGCCCCAACGGCGGATCTCATCGATGCTGCGCTGGCAGCCCGTACAACGGTCGTGCTCATCCAGGGCGCAGATGCTGACGCAAGGCGAGGCGACCGGTTTGTCGTCCAGGCTCAATCGTCCTGCTCCGCCAGGCCACGCGCGTAGCGCTGGGCGTTGTGCACATAATGGGCGGCGCTGGCCTCGAGCATCTTTTTCTGCTGCTCGGTCAGTTCGCGAATGACCTTGCCGGGCGAGCCCACCACCAGCGAGCCATCCGGGATCTCCTTGCCTTCGGCAATCAGCGTGTTGGCGCCGATGATGCAGTGCTTGCCGATCTTCGCGCCGTTGAGAATCACCGCATTGATCCCGACCAGGCTGTAGTCGCCGACCGCGCAGCCGTGCAACATCGCGTTGTGGCCGACCGTCACGCCAGTACCCAGCGTCAACGGGTGACCCATGTCGGTATGCATGACGCTGCCATCCTGCACATTGCTGTTTTCGCCGATGTGGATCAGCTCGTTGTCGCCGCGCAGTACCGCACCAAACCAGACGCTGGCGCCGGCCTCCAGGCGAATCTTGCCCACCAGCGTGGCATTAGGCGCTACCCAGCTCTGCGGATGACATTCAACTCGGGAATCGCCCAGGCGATATTTCACGGTCATGACCTCTTCTGGCTCAGATCGATATAGGAAGCAGGAGGACGGCGCATCTCGATTCCGGCGTCATAGACCAGATTCACCAGCTCAACGATCATGATCGCCGTCAGGCCCCAGATCTTGTACTCGCCGTACCGGTACGACGGCACGTACCAGGCGCCGCCCTGATAATCGATACGATGGGTGACCTCGCGGACGTCCTGGCAAAAGAATTCCAGCGGCACGGAAAACACCGAGGCGATTTCTGCATCGTTGGCGCGGTACTCGACGTAGTCCGGGACGATGCCAACGAAAGGCGTGACGTGAATACCGTGCAGCGAAACCAGGCTACTGAGCGGACCGACGATCTCGACCATTGCCGGCACCAGACCTACCTCTTCCTCGGCCTCGCGCAGAGCGGTATGCACCAGGTCACGGTCTTCCGGGTCGCGCCGGCCGCCGGGAAAGGCCACTTCACCGCCATGGGTGGACAGGCCACTGGCGCGAAGAGTCAGCACCAGTTCAGGCGAATCATTGCGGGTGATCGGCATCAACACCGCCGCCTCCGGCATTCGGCCTTCCGGCTCCAGGAGATGCGGGGAGTAGTCACGCACCCGTTGGAGAATCTTGTCCAGCATGAAGCGTCTCGTTCAATCTTTGTCGAGCATCATGGCATGAATCACACAGGCGCCCAAGACAGACAAACCAAAACCTGGCGCCGCCGGTAGCCCCGAATGCGGCAGAACGATACAGCAACTGTCGCCGGCAAACTTTTCGCGGCACACTGGTGCCAACCAACAGACAGTTCAGCGTTCGAATGGCGATGGCCGGTATCATTCACATGCCGAAGGAAGCGAGATGAAATACTGCAGCCAGTGTGGCGGCTCGATCATTGAGCGTGTGCCGGAAGGCGACAACCGGAGCCGATTCGTCTGCACCGCCTGCGACATGGTGCACTACCAGAATCCACGTATCGTTGCTGGCTGCCTGCCGGTCTGGCAAGACCATATCCTGCTTTGTCGTCGGGCCATCGAACCGCGACGCGGCTACTGGACCCTGCCAGCCGGCTTCATGGAGAACGGCGAAACCGTCCAGCAGGCGGCGGAACGAGAGACGCTGGAAGAGGCCTGCGCCCGGGTCGCGGACCTGCAGCTTTACACCCTGTTCGACCTGCCGCATATCAACCAGGTGTACATGTTCTTTCGCGCCGAGCTGGTCGACGAAGGCTTCTGCGCCGGCGAGGAAAGCCTTGAAGTCAGACTGTTCCGACAAGCCGACATCCCTTGGTCCGAGCTGGCTTTTCCGACCGTGGGCCGTACCCTAGAATACTTTTTCGCCGACCGGGTGCAGCAGACCTTCCCGGTGCGCAACGAAGCCATCGAAGCAATGCGGGTGGCGCGCAGACAGGTCTGATGCCGTAAGGATTCAGGAAAAGCTCCATGCGCTGGTTGTTAGCGATCTGTTGTTTCACGTTTGCCACCCTTTCCCATGCTACCGCCGCGCCCATGCTTGATGACTCGTTCATCGACAAGGTGCTGGTGGTCAAATCCGAACGCCAGCTTCATCTCATCAGCCGTGGCGTGACCATGAAAAGCTATCGGGTCTCGCTGGGCAAGCAACCGGGCCCCAAGGAACGCGAGGGTGACAAGCGCACGCCAGAAGGGTTCTACTGGATCGACTGGCGCAAGACGTCCGACAAGTACAATCTGGCGATGCACATCTCCTACCCGAACGCCAAAGACCTGGCCCGTGCCCGTCGCGAAGGCACTCGCCCAGGCAGCATGATCATGCTGCACGGCACCCCGGTCGACGAGGAATATCCCGAGTGGTTCTTCCACACCCTCGACTGGACCGAGGGCTGCATCGCCCTGAAGAACGACGACATGCGTGAAATCTGGAACCTGGTCAAGAACGGTACGCTGATCGAGATTCGCCCCTGACCCACAGCGCCGAGCTTGGCAGCAGGCGAGGCAGCACGTTAACGTGCCACCATTCCCTCGCCATTCTACCGCCCATGACGACGACATCCTCAGACGAGCAGCTACAGCTGGATAACCAGCTGTGCTTCGCCCTGTACTCCGCCTCCCTGCAAATGACCAAGGCCTACAAGCCGTTGCTCAAGAGCCTCGGCCTGACGTACCCGCAATACCTGGCGATGCTCGTGCTCTGGGAGCGCGACGGGCTGACCGTCGGTGAGATCAGCGCCCGCCTGCTGACCGAGCCCGGTTCGCTGACACCGCTGCTCAAACGCCTGGAGGCCGAGGGCCTGATCAATCGCACCCGGAGAAGCGACGACGAGCGGGTGGTCGAGCTGCATCTCACGGCAGCCGGAAGCGCCCTGAAAGAACGGGCCCGCAACTTTCCCGCCTGTATGCTCGAGTGCACCGGGCAGTCGCCCGAAGCGCTGCTGGCACTGCGCGACCAGCTCGCATCCCTTCGCGAAGCACTGCTGAAACGCGGCTGAGCGCACGCAAGACACCCATTTCGCGGCAACTCAGCCGGACGGAATCAAGATAGCTTTCTGTATTTATCTTGCGCGATAAATATTGGCGCGATAATTTATAGCGCACACACCCCAAGAGGAACGATCATGCAGACCATCACCGCTCTCTATACCGCCACCGCCACTGCTACCGGAGGCCGTGACGGCCGCGCCGTGTCATCTGACGGAATGCTCGACGTCAAGCTGTCCACCCCACGCGAGCTGGGTGGCCAAGGGGGCGATGGCAG comes from Stutzerimonas stutzeri and encodes:
- the purT gene encoding formate-dependent phosphoribosylglycinamide formyltransferase — encoded protein: MPRIGTPLSASATRVLLCGSGELGKELVIELQRLGVEVIAVDRYANAPAMQVAHRHHVIDMLDGAALRAVIEQEKPHFIVPEIEAIATATLVELEGEGYTVIPNARAAQLTMNREGIRRLAAEELGLPTSPYRFADSLEECRSAVAALGFPCLIKPVMSSSGKGQSVLRGEADVLGAWEYAQAGGRAGKGRVIVEGFIDFDYEITLLTVRHSSGTTFCEPVGHRQEKGDYQESWQPQPMTPGAMAEAERIALAVTEGLGGRGIFGVELFIKGDKVWFCEVSPRPHDTGLVTLISQDLSEFALHARAILGLPIPAIRQFGPSASAVVLVQGESEQVSFGHLAEALAEPDTALRLFGKPGVSGQRRMGVALARDSSIEAARAKALRAAAAIDTRL
- a CDS encoding DUF1289 domain-containing protein, which produces MSLDDKPVASPCVSICALDEHDRCTGCQRSIDEIRRWGRMDNRERRQVLQRCHERARSSGLLF
- a CDS encoding gamma carbonic anhydrase family protein encodes the protein MKYRLGDSRVECHPQSWVAPNATLVGKIRLEAGASVWFGAVLRGDNELIHIGENSNVQDGSVMHTDMGHPLTLGTGVTVGHNAMLHGCAVGDYSLVGINAVILNGAKIGKHCIIGANTLIAEGKEIPDGSLVVGSPGKVIRELTEQQKKMLEASAAHYVHNAQRYARGLAEQDD
- a CDS encoding CoA pyrophosphatase, with product MLDKILQRVRDYSPHLLEPEGRMPEAAVLMPITRNDSPELVLTLRASGLSTHGGEVAFPGGRRDPEDRDLVHTALREAEEEVGLVPAMVEIVGPLSSLVSLHGIHVTPFVGIVPDYVEYRANDAEIASVFSVPLEFFCQDVREVTHRIDYQGGAWYVPSYRYGEYKIWGLTAIMIVELVNLVYDAGIEMRRPPASYIDLSQKRS
- a CDS encoding NUDIX hydrolase, whose protein sequence is MKYCSQCGGSIIERVPEGDNRSRFVCTACDMVHYQNPRIVAGCLPVWQDHILLCRRAIEPRRGYWTLPAGFMENGETVQQAAERETLEEACARVADLQLYTLFDLPHINQVYMFFRAELVDEGFCAGEESLEVRLFRQADIPWSELAFPTVGRTLEYFFADRVQQTFPVRNEAIEAMRVARRQV
- a CDS encoding L,D-transpeptidase family protein — protein: MRWLLAICCFTFATLSHATAAPMLDDSFIDKVLVVKSERQLHLISRGVTMKSYRVSLGKQPGPKEREGDKRTPEGFYWIDWRKTSDKYNLAMHISYPNAKDLARARREGTRPGSMIMLHGTPVDEEYPEWFFHTLDWTEGCIALKNDDMREIWNLVKNGTLIEIRP
- a CDS encoding MarR family winged helix-turn-helix transcriptional regulator, with translation MTTTSSDEQLQLDNQLCFALYSASLQMTKAYKPLLKSLGLTYPQYLAMLVLWERDGLTVGEISARLLTEPGSLTPLLKRLEAEGLINRTRRSDDERVVELHLTAAGSALKERARNFPACMLECTGQSPEALLALRDQLASLREALLKRG